Proteins encoded together in one Ruminococcaceae bacterium KH2T8 window:
- a CDS encoding Predicted transcriptional regulator, translated as MEELFLSDSEYRLMDIIWANAPLESGKLVKLAEEKLSWKKSTTYTILRKLITKGMALNEDTVVKVIVERDRVQRFESSRVVKRNFGGSLPSFITAFLGDKTLSGSEADELIELIDSYRDDK; from the coding sequence ATGGAAGAGTTATTCTTAAGTGACAGTGAGTATCGTCTGATGGACATCATATGGGCTAATGCTCCGCTTGAATCCGGAAAGCTTGTCAAGCTGGCGGAGGAGAAGCTCAGCTGGAAGAAGTCGACTACTTATACGATCCTTAGGAAACTCATAACCAAGGGTATGGCCCTCAACGAGGACACCGTCGTCAAGGTGATCGTCGAAAGAGATCGCGTTCAACGCTTTGAGAGCTCGAGAGTAGTCAAACGGAATTTCGGGGGTTCGCTCCCGTCGTTCATAACGGCATTTCTGGGTGACAAGACTCTATCGGGTTCCGAAGCCGATGAACTCATTGAATTGATAGACAGTTACAGAGACGATAAGTGA